The segment TAATTGGTGGTTGCATAGATTGCACACGAAGTTGGGTTGCATATGATACGTTGCCATATAATTATGCTTTGAAAAGAATCAAATATACATATTTATACATGTAACAAAATCAAATAtacatatttataaatataataattTTAAGTATACAAATTTATACATCTAAAACTCAAATAAATTTATCTAGTGTTCGCTTAAACAATCGTTTAACCTGTTTAATACCATTTATCTCtattccattccattccattgTTTTTTATCATTTAAACAAAATATTTTACCACCGTTTACCATTTAGCGGCCATTTATAGGTAGGATgaacttgtcaaaaaaaaaatacgtAGGATGCAGCTTGGCCATCATCCTACAAAGGTTATTGTGTTCCTATCAGCGCGATACCCGCATCATGGACGCCCCATACATGCATTATCGGGAAAAAACAACaccgcctccacttgagcccgtCGTCATATGTGAAGTCAGTAAGGTCATCTTTGGTTGgtgaatttttttttctctatttgacaattattattcaattatagactaactagacttaaaaaatttatctcgcaaatttgaggaccctgtttagattggagataaaaaatttttggttgtcacatcggatatgtcggaaggatgccGGGAgggttttttagaaactaataaaaaacaaattatatagctcgtctgaaaactgcaagacaaatctattaagcataattaatctgtcattagcacatgtgggttactgtagcacttaaggctaatcatgaactaactaggcttaaaagatccatctcgcgattttcaaccaaactgtgtaattattttattttttatctatatttaatgttccatgaatgtgtccaaagattcgacgggatggataaaatttttttgcatagagaactaaacagggcctaggtaaactatgcaattagctatcttttttatctatatttaatatttaatgcATGTGcggcaaaatttgatgtgacaggaaatcttaaaaaaattgggagactaaacaaggcctaagtcactTGTCAGTTCTATATCCTCGAGCTGATGGTATTTTAATATATATAGATCTTTTATATTTCTATATATTTTCATGTGAAATTAATCTGATTCATATGAAATTCCCGTACAAATCCTGTTCCACACAAGTTTTAAAATTTGGTCGTTACATTCTATTTTCATTTAATTTACTAATTGAGATTTTAATTTATTCACTAACTAATTGTTACTCTTAACGACATGTCCACACGATGTATCCCAAACTCTTGTATATCTCGTACTTCCtcccaaattataaattatttaaaaaatctTAGAGAATCAAAGTGTtataaatttaactaaatttatatgataacataataatatttatgatactaattatcattatattaattatatttttatagtatatctatttaatgtaataaatctttataaaatttttaataatttttaTTAAACTAATATGCTTTAACTTTATAAGATTCAAAactacttataatttgggatggagtaaGTAGTACTTTGAacggagaacttaaaatttgttgAACAATTTTTTCAGTAACTTGAATAGTTCCATTTTAGGAAAATTTTGTGTGTGAGCTCTTGCAATTTCTATAATTTTGTGTGTGAGAAACGGGATTTTTTTTAACCCAAAAAGGGCTAAAACTAGCGAAAATAAGGAAACCAAGAGCTattctcaggccttgtttagttccgaaaagatttcgaatttcggtaccgtagcactttcgtttgtttgtgacaaatattattcaataatggactaactaggatcaaaagatttgtctcgcgatttccagctaaactgtgtaattagtttttgctttcgtctatatttaatggttcatgcatgtgccgcaagattcgatgtgacgaggaatcttgaaaactttttgctttttgggtgaactaaacaagcactctgaaaaccaaaaagttttcaagattctccgtcacatcgaatcttgtggcacatgcatgaaacattaaatatagacgaaaacaaaaactaattatacagtttagctgtaaatcacgagacgaatcttttgatcccagttagtctataattggataatatttgtcacaaacaaacgaaagtactacggtaccgaaaacttttcatttttcggaactaaacaaggccaaggcctTCTCAGatctctgtttgtctctgcctCCTCTAGCCCAGTCAGTCAGTTACCCTCAATGGCCGACGATCCCCTGGACTCGTCCCCGTCggcgtccgccgccgccgctgctgccggCGGAGTCTGCTCCGCCCCCGCCCCAGCGCTCCGGCCGCGGCGGGAGCCATTTGAGTACGGGCTCCTGCCGATCCCCAAGCTGGTCTTCCCGGAGGGCACGCTGACGCAAACCCTATCCCAGCTGAAGGAGAGGCTCGCGCCGGGGGGACCGCGGGTGGGCGCCGCAGCGCTCGCTGATGCGCTGCAGATCCCTGCCGAGCAGGCGGCCCTGGCGCTCGGGACGCTCGCTGCGGTGCTGCCCGCGGAGGATCCGGAGCTCGGCGAGGATGGCGCGGGGAATGCCGACCTCCGCGACCTGCTTCTTTTCATCTACATCCAGTCCTACAAGCGCCTCGTGCCGCGCGCGCACAAGGACTCGCCCGCCGTCGCGGATGTTTGGCCGTCCACCTCCGCCTTCGATGGATACCTCTCCGCGCTATCGCCGATCCAGGTCAGGCCCCGCGTGTATTATGGACTTATGTTTAGTATATGTGCTAGATTGGAGTGCGACAGAGTGATTCCTTAAGATTGGTTTTGGtggtttctaaaaaaaaataattttggaTCGAAATTGAGGCATGCTTCTTCCAACATATACATATTATGGATCTCGGATATAACACACATATATAAGAATAAGAGATAATAATATTGTGATATATTCCTGAAATGGCCAAAAATCTAGAGTGTCAGGAAATGATGCTTAATGTCTGGTTTCAGTTTCAAGTGCATTTCAACTTTCAGGCAATCAATAAAGGTGTCAGGTGATTGCTTCATTATGAGAACATGAGAAGGCTTTATATTTATTACCAGTTCTGTAGCATTATTTTTTATGAAATTCTTGCCAATCATTTTGGTTAAGGAATGTATAAGAAGATGTATTTTTGTGAATATTTTTACAGTAACTTTGGTACATTTTACCGACTATGAGAGTCTATGACCGCTAGGGTTTGTAGGAAATGGCGCATTTGATGATTTGATTAACAGTTAAAATTTTGATTGTTCAAGTGCTTATTATTGACACATGGGGTAGAACTTGTAaaatatcaaaagtttttctcaATATGTGATTCCCAATGTTTTTTTGTTTCTCGAAAAAATGTGCTTCCCAATGTTGCATGCTAACtgtaaggctagtctcaatgcatgtttcatgagagtgtcatgcacattaaatagggtgccacataagcaaaattgttgacttggcagggtcattaaatgaagaagtttcatcagatgagagaggagtttcatccccatgaaattcATGTGGCTTGGTtaactagtttatagtcttggtaactatgtcatgaaactatgcattgagactggcctaactgTTCCATATCAAAACGTGCTCTTTCTTCATTGCAACTTTTACTTCTTATTTAGCAACTCTTAGACATATGTTTATGTCATTTTGCAGTTTGTACGCAGCAATAGTCGCCGTTTTATGCCTTCACAAGCAGATGAAGAATCTCATCAACTGTCATATTTACAAAAGCATATGGCCAACATTCTAACACTTTTAGCAGATTCTGTTGATGGAGAGGGAGATGACTCTATGGTCAGTTTTGGCTTTGTGTATTCTTGTATACATGTTTGTTTCTCTAAGCCGACATATAGTTATTTAAGTTGATTAACATCAATGGAGGCAAAGATGTGTGCAGATTGTAGAGAACAATGCTAGGATGTCATTGTCACACCTAAAACTATTCAAACTGAAGCACTTGATTGTCATTTTGGATAGGAAACATGAGACTGCAGCACCAGAAACTGTCAACTGTTACGAATACCATATAGCTttgttttcacatttttcagaCAATCCGATTGATATGCATTGTAAACTACCCAAATATTCGACTTACAAATTTTTGTCCTTTATGCTTATGAGTGAGCTACGGTGAAAACTACCTGAAGTGACTCCAGCTTGGTAGTGATTGCTATTAGTGAGGTAAAATGATATAACGAAAAGCAAGGACCACTTTTTTGTGATCTAGATGAGTAAGGATGAACTGGGCAAGATACTCCTGTAGGCTGTTAATCTTCATGTATTCATGTGACCTCACATGACCACATTTTGGTAGCATGAAGAATGTAATAAATTTTATGTACTGCctcgaaattttgttgacaaattGCAAAATATAGCTTGCTAATCTTCTAAAAACATATGAAATACTAAAAAAGATTTTGGCAAGTAGTTTTGGATGATCGATTAATTACTATTGCAGAACACAACACATCCACAATTCTGTTGTAATGCTTCTGCTCTGAAGAAATATACCATGAATGCATTGTGGTAGATATGCTTACGCTGAAGATTCACAAAGTGCTAACTATTGCTTTATATGCAGGTATTGACAATGGAGACTTTTGAGCACCTTGGATTTTTGTTGCATCTCTCTGAAGGAACTCCTTTAAGCCAAGCAGCTACATTTTTTGCAAATTCGGATCCAGACATGCCCGCTGCTCCTGTACCTGCTGCTCTGGTACATGATTGGATCTTGCAGCATATAGCTTCAGCATTAGATTTTATGGCAGAGAAGTCTGCGGCAAAAGAAAACAGCAATAATGCATTTGATCCTGATGTCACAATGTCTGATGCTGTCACGAATACAAGAATTCATAGCAGCTCACCAACTGGCACTTCTGCACCAAACTATCCTGGATACTACCGAAATGCATCATTTGTGGAGGGTTGCTCTAAAACTTCAGTTGTCAAACAAGCATCGGATCTGAAAGGGCATTCAATAAAGGTATGTATGTGTTTGTTTTTTTGTGGACAACAGAAACTGAAGACAGACCGAATATGCTTGTCCTGTGCCCTTTGTACTTCCATGTTGTACCTTCAAGACTGGAATTTCGAACCTGCAATTG is part of the Sorghum bicolor cultivar BTx623 chromosome 10, Sorghum_bicolor_NCBIv3, whole genome shotgun sequence genome and harbors:
- the LOC110431264 gene encoding TBCC domain-containing protein 1-like translates to MADDPLDSSPSASAAAAAAGGVCSAPAPALRPRREPFEYGLLPIPKLVFPEGTLTQTLSQLKERLAPGGPRVGAAALADALQIPAEQAALALGTLAAVLPAEDPELGEDGAGNADLRDLLLFIYIQSYKRLVPRAHKDSPAVADVWPSTSAFDGYLSALSPIQFVRSNSRRFMPSQADEESHQLSYLQKHMANILTLLADSVDGEGDDSMVLTMETFEHLGFLLHLSEGTPLSQAATFFANSDPDMPAAPVPAALVHDWILQHIASALDFMAEKSAAKENSNNAFDPDVTMSDAVTNTRIHSSSPTGTSAPNYPGYYRNASFVEGCSKTSVVKQASDLKGHSIKVLNCHDSVIYILAPLKYATVYGCSDTTIILGAIGKVVKVEHCERVQIIAASKRICIANCRECIFYLGVNHQPLIVGDNHKLQVAPFNTYYPLLGEHLAQVGVDPNVNKWDQPFVLGVVDPHDSLSHPAGVSDVQAESATCLDPDLFTNFLIPSWFEVEGPTKYNPFTLPEVYWASQRKKHASLDDIQKNIRELEIDDNRKKELACALHAQFKDWLYASGNIRQLYCLQGE